A stretch of DNA from Luteolibacter sp. Y139:
CAGCCATGGCAACGGGCTCATCACACTGAACATCGAGGAAGCCGACGACTCCATCCGCGAGGCCGTCCGCAACCAGATGAACGAACCCTATCGGACACTGCTGGGACACTTTCGCCACGAAATCGGCCACTACTACTGGGACCGCCTGATTGCGGGTACGCCGTGGCATGAAAAGTTCCGTGAGCTCTTCGGCGATGAGCGCGCCGACTATGCCGCGGCACTGCAAGCCAACTACATTTCCGGACCACCGCCCAACTGGCAGGAGAGCTTCATCAGCTCCTACGCGGCCACCCACCCTTGGGAGGATTGGGCCGAGAGTTGGGCTCACTACTTGCACATGGTCGATAGCCTTGATACCGCGATCGGACTTGGACTCAATGCCGACGACATCGAGCTCGATACCGAGCCATTTACTCTAAATGACCTCTATGCCCCGGACGATCCCGATGCTGCGCGCGTGCTCATGCTGGTGAATGGATGGATGGAGCTGGTCACCGCCCTCAACGAATTGGCGAGAAGCATGGGTCACCGCGACTTCTATCCGTTCGTCATGTCGCGCACCGTCTTGAAAAAACTTCACTTCATCCAGCTCGTCGTGAAGAGCCAGCGCGAGGCCACTGCCACACCATCACACTCAGAGCTTGCCTGACAGGCCCACATCACGACGCCCCTGCCTTCAAGGACAAGGCGCCACTAACCTTCGCCCAATCCTCCGCCTCCAGGCAGCACGGATCCGCCGCGACCCAGTGGCCGGATTCGATCTCTCTCAGCGAAAGATCCGCACCCACCGTCTCCTCATAGCGCGGGTGCTTGATCCGATGTCCAAAGGCACTCCCCTTCGGCGGATCGATCGGCGAGGGCACATCGCCTTCGAGAAGGATGCGCTCTTTCTCCAACGAGGGATCAGGCTCGGGAATCGCAGACAGAAGCGCCTTGGTATAGGCGTGCTTCGGCCGCTGGTAGATCGAATCGGCATCCGCCATCTCCACGATCTTGCCGAGGTACATCACCGCCACCCGGTCGGAGATGTGCTTCACCACCGCGAGATTGTGCGCGATGAACAAATACGAAAGCCCGAGGTCCTTCTGCAGCTCTAACAAGAGATTCAGCACCTGCGACTGCACCGACACGTCGAGCGCCGAAACCGGCTCGTCGCAAACAATCAGCTTCGGCTTCAGAGCGATGGCGCGGGCAATCCCGATCCGCTGGCGTTGGCCGCCCGAAAACTCAAAGGGATAGCGATCCGCCGCGGCGCTCTGGAGGCCGACACGCTCTAACAGCTCATCCACCCGCTTGCGCCGCTCGTTCGCGGAACCATGGCCGTGAATGATCAGCGGTTCCTCCAGAATCTCACGCACGCTGTGGCGCGCATTCAAAGACTCGACCGGATCCTGAAAGATCATCTGCAAATCGCCACGGACCGGCCGCATCGCACCGCGCCCGAGGCGGGTGATGTCACGACCGTCGAAGTGGATGCTCCCGTTGTTCACGTCATTGAGACGGACGATCGCCTTGCCGAGCGTCGACTTCCCACAACCGGACTCGCCGACCAGCCCAAGCGTCTCTCCCGGAGCAATATCGAAAGACACGCCATCCACCGCCCTGACCGACCCGACCTGACGCATGAGGAGACCACCCGTCACCGGGAAGTGCACCTTGATGTCTCGCACGGAAAGGATCGGGGTCATACGTCGGTCGAGGCGTAGCAGTTCGGACAGGCTTCCACCCAGTGGCCGTGTGAGACCTCGATGAAAGGCGGACGATCGCGCAAGGTGGAGCCCTGCCGGTCCATGCGTTGGCAGAAGCGGCAACCTGGCACTAGATCCCTCAACGAGGCCACCATCCCCGGGATCACCGGCAGCTTCGCCTTGCGCGGCGTTTCCAAGCGCGGAATGGAAGCGAGCAAGCCCCGGGTATAGGCATGGAGCGGACGGGCAAAAAGTTCTTTCACCGGCGCGCGTTCCACCACCCGGCCGGCATACATCACCACCACCTCATCACAGGTCTCCGCGATCACGCCGAGATCGTGCGTGATCAGCATCAGCGACATGCCCATCTCCGCCTGCAGCCGCTTCATCAGGTCGAGGATCTGCGCCTGCACCGTCACATCCAGCGCCGTGGTCGGCTCATCGGCGATGACCAGATCCGGCTTCAGCGCAAGCGCCATGGCGATTACCACGCGCTGCCGCATCCCGCCGGACAGCTGGTGCGGATAGTCCCCCGCCCTGAGTTCCGGCGCGGGAATCTTCACGAGCCGCAGCATCTCGATCGCCGCGTTCCACGCCTCCCGCTTGCTCATCTTCTTGTGGATGAGGAAGCACTCGGACAGCTGCTTGCCGATGCGGTGCACCGGATTGAGCGCGGTCATCGGCTCCTGGAAAATCACCCCGATCTCGTTGCCGCGCACCCTGCGGATCTCATCAGGCCTCAGCCTTGTTAGATCCCGTCCTTTGAAAAGCACCTCACCTTGCAGGATCTTACCCGCAGGCTGTGGCAGCAGGCGCATGATCGACATCGCGGTCACGCTCTTGCCGCAACCCGACTCGCCGACAATCCCGAGGGTCTTGCCTCGGGAAATATCGAAGTTCACCTGATCGACCGCGCGAACCAGGCCCGCATCGGTGTCGAAGGCGGTGATCAGATTACGGACCTGGAGAAGCGGCTCGGTCATTCGGTCTTCTTTTCGCGGTACTGGTCATAGACCACATTCTTCTCCGGGAAGGCCCGGCCGGTGTGCATCGCGTCCTGGGTCTCCTTCTTGATGTCGTTGTCGATCCACATCACCTTCCCCATCTCGGGATCATTGGCAAAGCGGACATTGAAGTCGTCCGGCCAGCGCACCCAGCGCCAGTTGCCCAGGCGGTAGAAAGGCCGGTCGATCCCCGGAACCCAGATCGCGCGGTCGTGGATGATCTGCTCCAGCTTCCAGCTGGTCTCCCTCAGTTCATCCTCGGTGCGAGCCTGGCGATTCGCCTCCAGGATCACGTCCACCGCAGGATCAGCGAAGCTGAAGAGGTTGTTGGACATCGCCTTCGGCTTGCGGGTTCCCGGCTCGTAGGCCTCCTTGGAATGCATGCTCTGGTAGTAGTCCGGGATCGGGAGGCTTCCTTGGAAGCCGAGGAAAGCGATCTCATGCTCCTTGCGCTGGGTCTTGCTGAAGGAAGCGCTGTTCTCCATGCCTTCCAGCTTGTACTCCACGCCGGCCTTCACCGCCTCTTCCTTGAGCCGCAGCATGTACGCCTCCAGACGCGGGATCTTGGTATAGTTCAGCGAGAACGAAAGCCTCCGCCCCTGCGCATCCTGCAGGATGCCATCTGCTCCCGCGGTAGTGAAACCCGCCTTGGCGAAAGCTTCCCGCGCCTTCTCCACCGAGAAGGGCCGCGTCTTGATATTGGGATTCGAATACTGGCCATAGCCGCCCTGCAGCAGGTTAAGCCGCTGCGCATCCCCGCGCAGGTCGAAGTCGATCACCTTCTGCCAGTTCGTCGCATACTGGAGCCCGATGCGGATGTCCTCCACCGCCAGCAACGGGTTGTGCTCGTTCAAGTAGAGCCCGTAGCTGATC
This window harbors:
- a CDS encoding zinc-binding metallopeptidase family protein, whose product is MNSPVENIAPSVTEATRAPGTPRRGHTYRCQCGRPVFFHNSLCLACGAALGYEPTHAEVHSLQPTKTQGIWQISGADAPAPLYRRCVNIDTPAGCNWLVPADHPSTLCIACRLNRTIPNLNEPDNCSHWRMIEMAKRRLVGQLIAIGLPVHSKVEEDPEHGVMFDFLRTPPGSAPIMTSHGNGLITLNIEEADDSIREAVRNQMNEPYRTLLGHFRHEIGHYYWDRLIAGTPWHEKFRELFGDERADYAAALQANYISGPPPNWQESFISSYAATHPWEDWAESWAHYLHMVDSLDTAIGLGLNADDIELDTEPFTLNDLYAPDDPDAARVLMLVNGWMELVTALNELARSMGHRDFYPFVMSRTVLKKLHFIQLVVKSQREATATPSHSELA
- a CDS encoding ABC transporter ATP-binding protein — encoded protein: MTPILSVRDIKVHFPVTGGLLMRQVGSVRAVDGVSFDIAPGETLGLVGESGCGKSTLGKAIVRLNDVNNGSIHFDGRDITRLGRGAMRPVRGDLQMIFQDPVESLNARHSVREILEEPLIIHGHGSANERRKRVDELLERVGLQSAAADRYPFEFSGGQRQRIGIARAIALKPKLIVCDEPVSALDVSVQSQVLNLLLELQKDLGLSYLFIAHNLAVVKHISDRVAVMYLGKIVEMADADSIYQRPKHAYTKALLSAIPEPDPSLEKERILLEGDVPSPIDPPKGSAFGHRIKHPRYEETVGADLSLREIESGHWVAADPCCLEAEDWAKVSGALSLKAGAS
- a CDS encoding ABC transporter ATP-binding protein, with amino-acid sequence MTEPLLQVRNLITAFDTDAGLVRAVDQVNFDISRGKTLGIVGESGCGKSVTAMSIMRLLPQPAGKILQGEVLFKGRDLTRLRPDEIRRVRGNEIGVIFQEPMTALNPVHRIGKQLSECFLIHKKMSKREAWNAAIEMLRLVKIPAPELRAGDYPHQLSGGMRQRVVIAMALALKPDLVIADEPTTALDVTVQAQILDLMKRLQAEMGMSLMLITHDLGVIAETCDEVVVMYAGRVVERAPVKELFARPLHAYTRGLLASIPRLETPRKAKLPVIPGMVASLRDLVPGCRFCQRMDRQGSTLRDRPPFIEVSHGHWVEACPNCYASTDV